A stretch of Amycolatopsis balhimycina FH 1894 DNA encodes these proteins:
- a CDS encoding ATP-binding protein produces MKAAERDALTELAKTNWAPTRESVWTEPEAHVDGLNDRALRTVMAGFADAKASDAESPIGVVVTGRPGSGKTHLVATVRKRVSAADGYFFALELRHERSFWQKVVLDVLSGLLQFGTDGLEQGVILRRELSRKLNLPEPLHRQLVGLDKPTRAGLDGMVEALDQVDRRLAFECGHTLRALALLASDSVTTREVGIAYLSSESESVVGERAEWGLRADARTSHEMVSELFKLIALTGPSVIALDQIDTLIKQSERGTDSATSETTSDAISDPIGLPRRRLFEDVGSGLMELREATRRSLVLVACMDLVWQGIRDFAPGSVEQRFRRAEQLDTIPTAAVGQALIERRFALKFEKAGFVPPYPSWPISLEAFADAVRFTARGLIRRVDTHIQACLDANEVIELSSLAESSRADAAAPRPGPANVPVDHGALTEIDRQLAALVNDVNLIAEVDKALDPYQEDQRVPDLLCPALNRWVAEQGEERFQYEVLTETMAAGNPALHAELRRTLDESTEDKIYWSFRAIAWSDGRAVINRIDRVLSTTGLDPAAPKRKVYLLRTGDWSNGRKTRQKVQEFETAGGVVIRLPKETLETDLRTFVALERLAATQPPAQFNAWLLSRRPASHTALLRAVFGDPPDDAEPPGPEPEPTPAPRPSDVSWPMADPDTTNLATATSGGVTVDPVTLHVGDRIDTGAAVTIALESLRKHTAIFAGSGSGKTVLIRRLVEECALRGVSAIVLDPNNDLARLGDSWPQPPDAWGPDDSVRADDYLRNTDVVVWTPRRETGRPLTFRPLPDFAAVADDPDEFRQAIDTAVAALAPRARADGATAKAERSRAVLNQALQYFAHEAGGELSYFLDLLGDLPDDVTPLAKAHEMAADMAQTLRAAMINDPLFGGVGEPADPGVLLTPAAGKRARISVISLIGLPAEEQRQSFVNQLQMALFAWIKQHPAGDRPLGGLLVMDEAQTIAPSGSLTASTYSTLALASQARKYGLGLVFATQAPRGIHNRISGNAATQFFGFLNSPPQIAAAKEMAAAKSSSVPDISRLGAGQFYAVAEGLAFQKIRTPICLSYHPSSPLTVEEVIVRARRD; encoded by the coding sequence ATGAAGGCGGCCGAACGCGACGCACTGACGGAACTAGCCAAGACCAACTGGGCGCCCACCAGGGAAAGCGTGTGGACGGAGCCCGAGGCGCACGTCGACGGCCTTAACGATCGGGCGTTGCGGACGGTCATGGCTGGCTTCGCTGACGCCAAGGCTAGTGACGCGGAGAGCCCGATCGGCGTGGTCGTCACCGGACGGCCCGGTTCGGGCAAGACCCACCTCGTCGCCACCGTACGGAAGCGAGTCAGCGCGGCGGACGGCTACTTCTTCGCCCTTGAACTACGGCACGAACGATCTTTCTGGCAGAAGGTTGTGCTCGACGTGCTCAGCGGGCTGCTCCAGTTCGGCACTGACGGTTTGGAACAGGGCGTCATCCTGCGGCGGGAACTGTCCCGGAAACTCAACTTGCCCGAACCCTTGCATCGGCAACTCGTGGGACTGGACAAACCAACCCGGGCCGGGCTTGATGGCATGGTAGAGGCGCTGGATCAGGTTGATCGGCGGCTCGCATTCGAATGCGGGCACACTCTGCGAGCCTTGGCGCTGCTCGCCAGCGATTCGGTGACAACCAGGGAGGTCGGCATCGCCTACCTTTCCTCGGAAAGCGAATCGGTAGTTGGCGAACGAGCCGAATGGGGCCTTCGTGCCGACGCTAGGACTTCGCACGAAATGGTCAGTGAACTGTTCAAGTTGATCGCGCTCACTGGACCAAGTGTGATCGCGCTGGATCAAATCGATACGCTGATCAAGCAGTCGGAGCGAGGAACCGACAGCGCTACATCTGAGACTACTTCCGACGCTATATCGGACCCGATAGGATTGCCTAGGCGGCGGTTGTTCGAGGATGTCGGCAGCGGGCTCATGGAGCTGCGCGAAGCCACCCGCCGGTCACTGGTTCTGGTCGCCTGTATGGACTTGGTCTGGCAGGGCATCCGGGACTTTGCGCCAGGCTCTGTCGAGCAACGATTCCGCCGTGCCGAACAATTGGATACGATCCCGACGGCGGCGGTAGGGCAGGCGCTTATTGAAAGACGGTTCGCGCTCAAATTTGAAAAGGCTGGCTTCGTTCCGCCCTATCCGAGTTGGCCAATAAGTTTGGAGGCGTTCGCCGACGCGGTTCGGTTCACCGCTCGCGGCCTCATTCGCCGGGTCGACACCCACATTCAGGCGTGCTTGGATGCAAATGAGGTCATCGAACTGAGCAGCCTCGCCGAGTCGAGCCGCGCTGACGCCGCCGCGCCGCGACCGGGGCCCGCAAACGTTCCGGTCGATCATGGCGCGCTCACCGAGATAGACCGACAGCTGGCCGCCTTGGTGAACGATGTCAACCTCATCGCGGAGGTCGACAAGGCGCTCGACCCGTACCAGGAGGATCAGCGCGTACCGGACCTCTTGTGTCCCGCCTTGAATCGGTGGGTCGCCGAACAGGGCGAAGAACGCTTCCAGTACGAGGTGCTTACGGAGACGATGGCCGCCGGCAATCCGGCCCTGCACGCCGAACTGCGACGGACCTTGGACGAGAGCACCGAGGACAAGATTTATTGGTCGTTTCGGGCGATCGCGTGGAGTGATGGGCGAGCGGTGATCAACCGGATTGACCGAGTCCTGAGTACCACCGGCCTGGACCCGGCGGCGCCGAAACGTAAAGTCTACCTATTGCGCACCGGCGATTGGTCGAACGGTCGCAAGACCCGACAGAAGGTCCAGGAATTCGAGACGGCGGGCGGAGTCGTGATCCGACTGCCAAAGGAGACATTGGAGACAGACCTCCGCACGTTCGTGGCATTGGAGCGACTAGCTGCGACCCAGCCACCGGCTCAGTTCAACGCATGGTTGCTCAGTCGCCGCCCGGCCAGCCACACCGCCTTGCTGCGCGCGGTGTTCGGCGACCCGCCGGATGACGCGGAGCCACCGGGTCCCGAACCCGAACCGACCCCTGCGCCACGACCGTCCGATGTCTCCTGGCCGATGGCCGACCCGGACACCACCAACCTTGCCACTGCGACATCAGGTGGGGTGACGGTGGACCCGGTGACGCTGCACGTCGGCGACCGGATCGACACCGGCGCGGCGGTGACGATCGCGTTGGAATCGTTGCGAAAGCACACGGCGATTTTTGCCGGTTCCGGGTCGGGTAAGACGGTGTTGATCCGCCGGCTGGTCGAGGAATGTGCGCTGCGTGGCGTGTCTGCCATCGTGCTCGATCCCAACAACGACCTGGCCCGGCTCGGCGACTCATGGCCGCAGCCACCGGACGCTTGGGGACCCGACGACTCGGTCCGCGCCGACGACTACCTTCGCAACACCGACGTCGTGGTCTGGACGCCCCGTCGGGAAACAGGCCGGCCGTTGACGTTTCGCCCGCTCCCCGACTTCGCCGCGGTCGCCGACGACCCGGACGAGTTCCGCCAGGCCATCGACACTGCTGTCGCCGCGCTCGCACCACGCGCCCGCGCCGACGGCGCAACCGCGAAGGCCGAGCGGTCCCGCGCGGTTCTCAACCAGGCGTTGCAGTACTTCGCGCACGAGGCTGGCGGCGAGCTCAGCTATTTCCTGGACCTGCTCGGTGACCTGCCCGATGACGTAACACCACTGGCCAAAGCGCACGAAATGGCCGCGGACATGGCGCAAACACTGCGCGCGGCTATGATCAACGATCCGTTGTTCGGCGGCGTTGGCGAGCCGGCGGACCCGGGCGTGCTGCTCACCCCGGCGGCTGGCAAACGCGCCCGGATCTCGGTGATCAGCCTGATCGGCTTGCCTGCCGAGGAACAACGGCAGAGCTTCGTCAACCAACTCCAAATGGCCCTGTTCGCCTGGATCAAGCAGCATCCCGCCGGAGACCGGCCACTCGGCGGGCTGCTGGTCATGGACGAGGCGCAGACCATCGCCCCGTCCGGTTCGCTTACCGCAAGCACGTACAGCACCCTTGCGTTGGCCTCGCAGGCCCGCAAGTACGGACTCGGCCTGGTGTTCGCCACACAGGCGCCGCGCGGCATCCACAATCGGATTTCCGGCAACGCTGCTACGCAATTCTTCGGCTTCCTCAACAGTCCGCCGCAGATCGCCGCTGCCAAGGAGATGGCAGCCGCGAAATCCAGTTCGGTGCCGGACATCTCCCGGCTGGGCGCCGGCCAGTTCTACGCCGTCGCCGAGGGTTTGGCGTTCCAGAAGATCCGCACCCCAATCTGCCTGAGCTACCACCCGTCGAGCCCGTTGACCGTCGAAGAAGTCATCGTCCGCGCTCGGCGTGACTGA
- a CDS encoding ATP-binding protein: MRRKTANFPTGKTFSSWRAEESSISEATQNSLSTLEWIGRQENLAVAGPSGTGKSHFVEALAHSAIENDMRVSWFTLETLTAAVGKAKVDGSVARTISRICGCDLIVVDDIGMLPAGQDAAEAFYRIIDAAYERRSIAVTSNIHPSGFDSIMPKTLATATVDRLLHHAHLVTHQKADSHRLAEAIAGKGVVPLT; the protein is encoded by the coding sequence ATGCGGCGCAAGACCGCGAACTTCCCCACCGGCAAGACGTTCTCCTCCTGGCGCGCCGAGGAATCCTCGATCTCCGAGGCTACCCAGAACTCACTGTCCACATTGGAATGGATTGGAAGACAAGAGAACCTGGCCGTCGCGGGGCCGTCGGGCACCGGGAAGTCGCACTTCGTGGAAGCCCTCGCGCACTCGGCGATCGAGAACGACATGCGGGTGTCCTGGTTCACCCTGGAAACCTTGACCGCCGCGGTCGGCAAAGCCAAGGTCGACGGCTCGGTGGCCCGCACGATCTCCCGGATCTGCGGCTGCGACCTCATCGTCGTCGACGACATCGGGATGCTGCCCGCCGGGCAGGACGCCGCCGAGGCGTTCTACCGGATCATCGACGCCGCCTACGAACGCCGCTCGATCGCGGTGACCAGCAACATCCATCCCAGCGGGTTCGACTCGATCATGCCGAAAACCCTCGCCACGGCCACCGTCGACCGGCTACTGCACCACGCCCACCTGGTCACCCACCAAAAGGCGGACAGCCACCGCCTCGCCGAAGCCATCGCGGGCAAGGGGGTGGTCCCCTTGACCTAA
- a CDS encoding AIPR family protein, whose translation MEKVIESLVKGFQQDQDLTELPESEAFEAFAAYCVLSSYYNDPFNPDVYRTGGGNDLGIDAYAVLIDGDLYRDPTEVQAAMKRKRPQVQVVIIQAKTSGKFETKVISDLAENLGHLCGAGRIPYDVSTDVASLRDCLDAVFENSARLAGQLPQLHVRYVTTGDQISDMVNRKARSAEKHLDKLNRFDTTDVRCVNWRELRTLYQQATSTVRVTLPVPKQFAVPAGPGVEQSFVRLISAPELVCTILDDGSGKLRENLFESNVRAFQGYNRVNSGIRDSLRDRDKRQRFAVMNNGITIVTRRLDRVGDDFVLDDFQIVNGCQTCHVLFHERDQLTDQVFVSVHIVHSVDEDVIQGIVAATNQQTPVSDEDLAAREDFHKELEDFFTLGWDKPRQLFYERRAKQYSERKDVEKTRVISRAQLSRAYLAMFLNEPSRVGHYQELIKARGTELFVTGQPSILYYTAAATWYRLEWMIRNHRINRGYRPAQYHLMAMIRQKLVGSLKLPPNGKVAQKECDQILKVIWNTEAAEKLVVRELLPVIQRAIDAERAAGVPLGEAVRNERFAELVRKELTDSTGR comes from the coding sequence GTGGAGAAGGTGATCGAGAGCCTGGTCAAGGGCTTCCAGCAGGACCAGGACTTGACCGAATTGCCGGAGTCCGAGGCGTTCGAGGCATTTGCTGCTTATTGCGTGCTCAGTTCGTATTATAACGATCCATTCAACCCAGACGTGTACCGCACCGGGGGCGGTAACGATCTCGGCATCGACGCGTACGCCGTCCTGATCGATGGGGACCTGTACCGGGACCCGACGGAAGTGCAGGCGGCGATGAAACGCAAGCGGCCGCAAGTGCAGGTAGTGATCATCCAGGCCAAGACCAGCGGCAAGTTCGAAACCAAGGTGATCTCGGACCTGGCAGAGAATCTCGGTCACCTGTGTGGGGCCGGCAGGATCCCGTACGATGTGTCGACCGACGTGGCGAGCTTGCGTGACTGCCTGGACGCCGTGTTCGAAAACTCGGCCCGGCTGGCCGGCCAACTGCCGCAACTGCACGTCCGTTATGTGACCACCGGCGATCAAATCTCGGATATGGTCAACCGTAAGGCGCGATCGGCCGAGAAACATTTGGACAAGCTCAACCGATTCGATACGACCGACGTGCGCTGCGTGAACTGGCGGGAGCTGCGCACGTTGTACCAGCAGGCGACTAGCACCGTCCGGGTCACCCTGCCGGTACCGAAACAGTTCGCGGTGCCAGCGGGCCCCGGCGTTGAACAGTCGTTTGTGAGGCTGATTTCCGCGCCGGAGTTGGTCTGCACCATATTGGACGACGGCTCGGGCAAACTGCGTGAGAACCTGTTTGAGAGCAACGTACGTGCCTTCCAGGGCTACAACAGGGTCAACAGCGGTATTCGGGACAGCCTGCGGGATCGAGACAAGCGGCAAAGGTTCGCTGTGATGAACAACGGCATCACTATCGTGACCCGGAGACTGGACCGCGTCGGCGACGATTTCGTGTTGGACGATTTTCAGATCGTGAATGGCTGCCAGACCTGTCACGTGCTGTTCCACGAGCGTGATCAACTCACCGACCAAGTTTTCGTCAGCGTCCACATCGTTCACTCGGTGGACGAGGACGTGATCCAGGGTATTGTGGCCGCAACCAACCAGCAGACCCCGGTCAGCGACGAGGACCTAGCCGCACGGGAGGACTTCCACAAGGAACTGGAGGATTTTTTCACCCTTGGCTGGGACAAGCCGCGCCAGTTGTTCTATGAGCGTCGGGCGAAACAGTACAGTGAACGCAAGGACGTGGAGAAGACCCGGGTCATCAGCCGGGCCCAACTCAGCCGCGCGTACCTGGCGATGTTTCTAAACGAACCGTCCCGTGTAGGCCACTATCAGGAGCTGATCAAGGCACGCGGTACCGAACTGTTCGTCACCGGCCAGCCATCGATCCTGTACTACACGGCTGCGGCAACCTGGTACCGATTGGAGTGGATGATCCGGAACCACCGTATCAATCGCGGCTACCGGCCCGCCCAATATCACCTGATGGCGATGATTCGACAGAAGCTGGTCGGTTCGCTGAAACTGCCTCCCAATGGTAAAGTCGCGCAGAAAGAGTGCGACCAAATTCTGAAGGTAATCTGGAATACGGAGGCTGCGGAGAAGCTAGTCGTCCGCGAGCTGCTGCCGGTGATCCAGCGGGCCATCGACGCCGAACGGGCCGCCGGAGTGCCGCTGGGGGAGGCGGTGCGCAACGAGCGATTTGCGGAGCTGGTCCGTAAGGAGCTGACCGACAGCACCGGTCGCTAA
- a CDS encoding helix-turn-helix domain-containing protein: MLLVDGPELTIEPPTPRHSASTNSNRRFRLDNDQTQQLIAAYQAGSTVYQLAAQFDIERRTVSAILHRHNVPMRRRGLTDNQIDDAERLYQQGWSLARIGNRMDVTADTVRARLLERGVAMRDTQGRPRTDASSEAGELR; this comes from the coding sequence TTGCTCTTGGTCGACGGACCAGAGCTCACCATCGAGCCACCCACTCCCCGTCACTCGGCATCTACCAACAGTAACCGTCGCTTTCGACTCGACAATGACCAGACCCAGCAGCTCATCGCTGCCTACCAGGCCGGCTCGACCGTGTACCAACTCGCCGCCCAGTTCGACATCGAACGCCGCACCGTCAGCGCCATCCTCCATCGCCACAACGTGCCCATGCGACGCCGCGGCTTGACCGACAACCAGATCGATGACGCCGAGCGCCTCTACCAGCAAGGCTGGTCACTCGCCCGCATCGGCAACCGCATGGACGTCACCGCCGACACCGTCCGGGCGCGGCTGCTCGAACGCGGCGTCGCCATGCGCGACACCCAGGGACGTCCCCGCACCGACGCGTCCTCCGAGGCCGGTGAGCTTCGATGA